A single Cucumis melo cultivar AY chromosome 4, USDA_Cmelo_AY_1.0, whole genome shotgun sequence DNA region contains:
- the LOC103489839 gene encoding 3-oxo-Delta(4,5)-steroid 5-beta-reductase, producing MSWWWAGAIGAAKKKFEEDEPPRSFESVALVIGVTGIVGNSLAEILPLSDTPGGPWKVYGVARRPRPVWNADHPIEYIQCDVSDPQDAETKLSQLADVTHLFYVTWTNRTIEIDNCEANVEMLRNVLRSVIPNAPNLRHICLQTGTKHYVGSFESVINKSSQRHEPPFTEDLPRLECPNFYYKQEDLLFEEIEQSQKKDLTWAVIRPNVIFGFSPFSLMNIVGTLCVYAAICKHEGRPLKFPGTKLAWEDFQAASDADLVAEQHIWTAVDPYSKNEAFNCNNGDVFKWKHFWKVLAEQFNIEEYGFEEGERLTLVDLMKDKSDVWDEIVKENQLQPTKLEEIGNWWYVDVIFSVSGNIDSMNKSKEHGFLGFRNSKNSFISWIDKIKAFKIVP from the exons ATGAGCTGGTGGTGGGCCGGAGCAATAGGTGCTGCTAAG AAGAAATTTGAAGAAGATGAACCTCCCAGGAGCTTTGAGAGCGTTGCTCTGGTGATTGGCGTTACTGGTATCGTCGGCAACAGTCTTGCCGAGATTCTCCCTCTTTCCGATACCCCCGGTGGTCCATGGAAGGTCTACGGCGTCGCTCGGAGGCCGAGGCCTGTCTGGAATGCTGACCATCCCATCGAATACATTCAATGCGATGTCTCCGATCCCCAAGACGCCGAAACCAAACTCTCGCAGCTCGCTGATGTCACTCATCTCTTCTATGTCACATGGACCAATCGAACCATTGAGATCGACAACTGTGAGGCCAACGTTGAAATGCTTCGCAACGTTCTGCGATCAGTGATCCCTAACGCACCCAATCTCCGCCATATCTGCCTTCAAACCGGTACGAAGCACTACGTTGGGTCGTTCGAGAGCGTTATCAATAAATCGTCGCAGCGGCATGAACCGCCTTTCACAGAGGATTTGCCTCGATTGGAATGCCCAAATTTCTATTACAAACAAGAAGATTTGTTATTCGAAGAGATTGAACAATCTCAGAAAAAGGATCTAACTTGGGCGGTGATTCGACCCAATGTTATTTTCGGGTTTTCCCCTTTCAGCTTGATGAACATTGTCGGAACCCTATGTGTCTACGCCGCCATATGCAAACACGAGGGACGTCCGTTGAAATTCCCCGGCACTAAATTGGCTTGGGAGGATTTCCAGGCGGCGTCCGACGCAGATCTGGTAGCGGAGCAGCACATATGGACGGCGGTGGATCCGTATTCAAAGAACGAGGCGTTTAACTGCAACAATGGCGACGTTTTCAAGTGGAAACATTTCTGGAAGGTGTTGGCAGAGCAGTTTAACATTGAGGAATATGGGTTCGAAGAAGGGGAGAGATTGACATTGGTGGATTTGATGAAGGACAAAAGTGACGTATGGGATGAGATTGTGAAGGAGAATCAATTGCAGCCAACCAAATTGGAGGAGATTGGTAATTGGTGGTATGTAGATGTAATTTTCAGCGTCTCAGGTAACATAGATAGTATGAACAAGAGCAAAGAACATGGGTTTTTGGGCTTCAGGAACTCTAAGAACTCTTTCATTTCTTGGATCGACAAGATTAAGGCTTTCAAAATTGTGCCTTGA